From Deinococcus aestuarii, one genomic window encodes:
- the prfB gene encoding peptide chain release factor 2 (programmed frameshift): MQELLEKLASLREYLDIPGKTRRLNELDRELSDPALWNNTGRARQVTQEAGTLRRVVDGYRGLQSDADGLAEMLDIASDEERELLAEEQQSIQARVDDLYRETLFTMKHAEVPAIVRVKSGAGGTESQDWAGMLTRMYMRWAERHGYKVELIDQQDGEQAGVMSAEFIIRGEKAFGMMAPEHGVHRLVRVSPFDANNRRHTSFASVDVVPEVPEEQIDIHIPDSDLRRDVFRSQGAGGQGVNTTDSAVRLTHLPTGIAVASQQTRSQIKNHEIALQILKQRLYDIEMRRREEEEAKARGEQKKIEWGSQIRSYVLDKQYVKDHRTGLMKHNPDDVLDGDLDDLMWAGLEWMAGKRAVEEGGDDE; this comes from the exons ATGCAGGAACTCTTGGAAAAACTGGCGTCGCTCCGGGAGTACCTT GACATTCCCGGCAAGACGCGCAGGCTGAACGAACTCGACCGGGAACTCAGCGACCCCGCCCTCTGGAACAACACGGGCCGCGCGAGACAGGTGACGCAGGAGGCCGGGACCTTGCGCCGGGTGGTCGACGGCTACCGTGGCCTTCAGTCCGATGCAGACGGGCTGGCCGAGATGCTGGACATCGCCAGCGACGAGGAACGCGAGCTGCTCGCCGAGGAGCAGCAGAGCATCCAGGCGCGGGTGGACGACCTCTACCGCGAGACGCTCTTTACGATGAAGCACGCCGAGGTGCCCGCCATCGTGCGGGTCAAAAGCGGGGCGGGGGGCACCGAGTCGCAGGACTGGGCGGGGATGCTCACGCGGATGTACATGCGCTGGGCCGAGCGGCACGGCTACAAGGTCGAACTCATCGATCAGCAGGACGGCGAGCAGGCCGGGGTGATGAGCGCCGAATTCATCATTCGCGGAGAAAAGGCCTTTGGCATGATGGCGCCCGAGCACGGGGTCCACCGCCTCGTGCGCGTCTCGCCCTTCGACGCCAACAATCGCCGCCACACCTCTTTCGCCTCGGTGGACGTGGTGCCGGAGGTGCCGGAGGAGCAGATCGACATTCATATCCCCGACTCCGACCTGCGCCGGGACGTGTTCCGCTCCCAGGGCGCGGGCGGGCAGGGTGTGAACACCACCGACTCGGCGGTGCGCCTGACCCACCTGCCGACCGGCATCGCCGTGGCGTCGCAGCAGACGCGCTCCCAGATCAAAAACCACGAGATTGCCCTGCAAATCCTCAAGCAGCGTCTCTACGACATCGAGATGCGCAGGCGCGAGGAGGAGGAGGCCAAGGCGCGCGGTGAGCAGAAAAAGATCGAGTGGGGCTCGCAGATCCGCTCGTACGTCCTCGACAAGCAGTACGTCAAGGACCACCGCACGGGCCTCATGAAGCACAACCCCGACGACGTGCTCGACGGCGACCTCGACGACTTGATGTGGGCGGGCCTGGAGTGGATGGCCGGGAAACGTGCCGTGGAGGAGGGCGGGGACGACGAGTAG
- a CDS encoding serine/threonine-protein kinase: MTSDLPIPGYTFLRPLGRGDTSLVYLARDDGGREVALKVPHERTLSAREAAERFGNEVRLTLQFRHPHVVRGLAGTPFGPRAFLAVRYYPEGSLCDVLKRLAPCSLPLDVALRVLADVASALAYLHGLGTVHQDVKGQNVYFEGGRAALGDLGSAYFTAQGGRPSGSPYYMAPEVYQGESGGAASDIYSFGVLAYELLGGRRPFAGETYEELMAAHLNRFAPPLLSLRPELPPTVARLGELALAKRPVDRPTAPLIHRALLTALGEEPEGEGTPAADVTAPPPGRQVGRHAPVAVTTTEQVDGADGGRWNPFRRRK; the protein is encoded by the coding sequence ATGACCTCCGACCTTCCCATTCCCGGCTATACGTTTCTGCGACCCCTGGGACGCGGGGACACCTCGCTCGTGTACCTCGCGCGGGACGATGGGGGGCGGGAGGTGGCCCTCAAGGTGCCGCACGAGCGCACCCTCAGCGCCCGGGAAGCCGCCGAGCGTTTTGGCAACGAGGTCCGGCTGACCCTCCAGTTCCGGCACCCCCACGTCGTGCGGGGCCTCGCGGGCACGCCCTTCGGCCCGCGGGCCTTCCTGGCGGTGCGGTATTACCCGGAAGGCTCGCTGTGCGACGTGCTCAAACGGCTGGCCCCGTGCTCCCTTCCCTTGGACGTGGCGTTGCGGGTGCTCGCGGACGTCGCCTCGGCCCTCGCGTACCTGCACGGGCTGGGGACCGTTCACCAGGACGTGAAGGGGCAGAACGTGTACTTCGAGGGGGGCCGGGCCGCGCTCGGTGACCTGGGGAGTGCCTACTTCACGGCCCAGGGGGGCAGGCCGAGCGGCAGTCCCTACTACATGGCGCCGGAGGTGTACCAGGGGGAGAGCGGCGGCGCGGCGAGCGACATCTACAGCTTCGGCGTCCTCGCCTACGAGCTGCTGGGCGGGCGGCGACCTTTTGCGGGCGAGACCTACGAGGAGCTGATGGCCGCGCACCTCAACCGCTTCGCGCCGCCGCTCCTGTCTCTGCGCCCGGAGCTTCCGCCCACCGTCGCCCGCCTCGGCGAACTCGCGCTCGCCAAACGCCCCGTGGACCGCCCGACCGCCCCTCTGATCCACCGCGCCCTCCTCACGGCCCTCGGGGAGGAACCGGAGGGCGAGGGGACCCCGGCGGCCGACGTCACGGCCCCTCCCCCGGGCCGCCAGGTGGGCAGGCACGCTCCGGTGGCCGTCACCACCACCGAACAGGTGGACGGGGCGGACGGAGGCCGCTGGAACCCATTCCGGCGCCGCAAGTAA
- a CDS encoding GNAT family N-acetyltransferase: MTVVRAYADADAPAWVALSNLVLGRSVTVQSFQAEEARRDPAQFSRRWVVEDGGELRGGAHLYFFYFFPFDPPGHLHLSIFVHPEARGRGIGREVWRELEAAAQGASAGGLVADVLDTDPASLAWAERRGFHRHAHRFAFELDLTTFDETPHLHALTRAQEQRVTFTDLAGADEATVERYLRFVADRLTETPDLAGHPRWPLSRVRELLRLDHDPRPDWLILAVGPGGEWLGTTAMIRIRDFVYNELTATHPQARGRGLALPLKLHAIRRARKAGFPLMRTNNHSTNAPMLRVNARLGFGTRPGRYELHRSG; the protein is encoded by the coding sequence GTGACCGTTGTTCGTGCCTATGCCGATGCGGACGCGCCCGCCTGGGTCGCCCTCTCCAACCTTGTCCTCGGACGCTCCGTCACCGTCCAATCCTTCCAGGCCGAAGAGGCCCGGCGTGACCCGGCGCAGTTCAGCCGCCGCTGGGTGGTGGAGGATGGGGGAGAGCTGCGGGGCGGGGCGCACCTCTACTTCTTCTACTTCTTCCCCTTCGACCCACCGGGCCACCTGCACCTGAGTATCTTCGTCCATCCGGAGGCGCGGGGGCGGGGCATAGGACGTGAGGTGTGGAGGGAGCTCGAAGCGGCGGCGCAGGGGGCGAGTGCCGGGGGGCTGGTCGCCGACGTGCTCGACACCGACCCGGCCAGCCTCGCCTGGGCCGAGCGGCGGGGTTTTCACCGACACGCCCACCGCTTCGCCTTCGAACTCGACCTGACGACCTTCGATGAGACGCCGCACCTTCACGCCCTCACCCGCGCTCAGGAGCAGCGCGTCACCTTCACCGACCTGGCGGGGGCGGATGAGGCGACGGTGGAGCGCTACCTCCGCTTCGTCGCCGACCGCCTCACCGAGACGCCCGACCTCGCCGGGCACCCGCGCTGGCCGCTCTCGCGGGTGCGCGAGCTGCTGCGCCTCGACCATGACCCGCGTCCCGACTGGCTCATCCTGGCGGTGGGCCCCGGGGGCGAGTGGCTAGGCACGACGGCGATGATCCGAATACGCGATTTCGTCTACAACGAGCTCACGGCCACACACCCGCAGGCGCGCGGGCGGGGACTGGCGCTGCCCCTCAAGCTGCACGCCATCCGCCGGGCGAGGAAGGCTGGATTTCCCCTGATGCGGACGAACAACCACAGCACGAACGCGCCCATGCTGCGGGTGAACGCGCGGCTGGGCTTCGGGACGCGGCCCGGGCGGTACGAGTTGCACCGTTCAGGTTGA
- a CDS encoding DinB family protein, translating to MGNEPQNWAEGILDILKEAVEGGTPGQGTAFLDGTKADGSGNHGLLATLEALSAGQASREVHGSTIAGHARHTAFHMEVIVRWERDGDRGPFDWKGSFQPGQVSEEEWAALRGRVRGAYHEVVAFARTQAAKEADGDATGGLAGAVAHVAYHLGSIRQMAKAVEDGA from the coding sequence ATGGGCAACGAACCGCAGAACTGGGCCGAGGGCATCCTCGACATCCTCAAGGAGGCGGTGGAGGGGGGAACGCCCGGCCAGGGCACCGCCTTTCTCGACGGAACGAAGGCCGACGGCAGCGGCAACCACGGCCTGCTCGCCACGCTGGAGGCCCTGAGCGCCGGGCAGGCGAGCCGGGAGGTCCACGGCTCGACCATCGCCGGACATGCCCGCCACACCGCCTTCCACATGGAGGTGATCGTGCGCTGGGAGCGGGACGGCGACCGGGGGCCGTTCGACTGGAAGGGGAGCTTTCAGCCCGGGCAGGTGAGCGAGGAGGAGTGGGCGGCGCTGCGAGGCCGCGTGCGGGGCGCCTATCACGAAGTGGTCGCCTTCGCCCGCACCCAAGCCGCGAAGGAGGCCGATGGAGACGCGACCGGCGGGCTCGCGGGTGCCGTCGCCCACGTCGCCTATCACCTCGGCAGCATCCGGCAGATGGCGAAGGCGGTGGAGGACGGGGCGTGA
- the rpsF gene encoding 30S ribosomal protein S6, whose protein sequence is MNQYDLNLILNPNLSAEQLQTEREYIENAVRNAGAEITNLDDVGNRRLAYAVGKDREGYYLMYTIRAGGNPERDIATSLRLRDNVRRILVVRDRPEQRTKKA, encoded by the coding sequence ATGAACCAGTACGACCTGAACCTGATCCTCAACCCCAACCTCAGCGCGGAACAGCTCCAGACGGAGCGCGAGTACATCGAGAACGCGGTGCGGAACGCCGGAGCAGAGATCACCAACCTGGACGATGTCGGCAACCGCCGCCTCGCGTACGCCGTGGGCAAGGACCGCGAGGGCTATTACCTGATGTACACGATCCGCGCGGGCGGCAACCCCGAGCGCGACATCGCCACCAGCCTGCGCCTGCGCGACAATGTGCGCCGCATCCTGGTGGTCCGCGACCGCCCCGAACAGCGCACCAAGAAGGCCTGA
- a CDS encoding single-stranded DNA-binding protein, which translates to MARGMNHVYLIGALARDPELRYTPSGVAVFEATVAGEDHVIGSDGRERKLPWYHRVSILGKPAEWQAEKGLKGGDALMVEGSLDYSSWDAPEGGKRSAVKVKALRIEQLGYAPELVQDAGGGVRMASGMNEVVVIGNVTRDPELRYTPAGDAVLGIGLAVNETWNDRQGQKQEKTHWIDVTLWRDLAESMKDLKKGDPVLIQGRLVNEAWTDRDGNKRNSTKVEATRVEALSRGAGVTGSPAATPAAPRPQTAGSTARPQPAAASANRAQPSRAANTGTRSGGLDIDQGLDDFPPEEEDLPF; encoded by the coding sequence ATGGCCCGAGGCATGAACCACGTTTACCTGATCGGCGCACTTGCCCGCGATCCCGAGCTCCGCTACACGCCCAGCGGCGTGGCCGTCTTCGAGGCGACCGTCGCCGGGGAAGACCACGTGATCGGCAGTGACGGGCGCGAACGCAAGCTGCCCTGGTACCACCGCGTCTCCATCCTCGGCAAGCCCGCCGAGTGGCAGGCCGAGAAGGGCCTCAAGGGCGGCGACGCCCTGATGGTGGAAGGTTCGCTGGACTACTCCTCCTGGGACGCCCCGGAGGGCGGCAAACGCAGCGCCGTCAAGGTGAAGGCCCTGCGGATCGAGCAGCTCGGCTACGCCCCCGAACTCGTGCAGGACGCGGGTGGCGGCGTGCGGATGGCGAGCGGCATGAACGAAGTGGTCGTCATCGGGAACGTGACCCGCGATCCCGAACTGCGTTACACCCCGGCCGGAGACGCCGTGCTCGGCATCGGCCTGGCCGTGAACGAGACCTGGAACGACCGCCAGGGGCAGAAGCAGGAAAAGACGCACTGGATCGACGTGACGCTGTGGCGTGACCTCGCCGAGAGCATGAAGGACCTGAAGAAGGGCGATCCCGTCCTGATTCAGGGAAGGCTCGTGAACGAGGCGTGGACCGACCGCGACGGCAACAAGCGCAACAGCACCAAAGTAGAGGCGACGCGAGTCGAAGCCCTTTCCCGAGGCGCGGGCGTGACCGGCAGTCCCGCAGCCACCCCCGCCGCGCCCCGCCCACAGACCGCGGGCAGCACGGCGCGCCCCCAACCTGCCGCCGCGAGTGCAAACCGCGCGCAGCCGAGCCGGGCGGCGAACACGGGGACCCGTTCGGGGGGCTTGGATATTGACCAAGGTCTCGACGATTTCCCGCCGGAAGAAGAAGACCTGCCGTTCTGA
- the rpsR gene encoding 30S ribosomal protein S18, with translation MTQSSNTERKPRPKGPKRPRKPKVDPFSIGELEITDYKDVKMLRRFVSDTGKILPRRRTGLSAKHQRRISQTIKIARQLALLPYTEKLVRK, from the coding sequence ATGACGCAGAGCAGCAACACGGAGCGCAAGCCCCGTCCCAAGGGGCCCAAGCGCCCCCGTAAGCCCAAGGTCGACCCGTTCTCGATTGGGGAACTGGAGATCACCGACTACAAGGACGTGAAGATGCTTCGCCGGTTCGTCAGCGACACCGGCAAGATCCTCCCCCGCCGCCGCACGGGTCTCTCGGCCAAGCACCAGCGCCGCATCTCGCAGACGATCAAGATCGCCCGCCAGCTCGCGCTGCTGCCCTACACCGAGAAGCTGGTCCGGAAGTAA
- the rplI gene encoding 50S ribosomal protein L9 translates to MQVILLEPGRLGKTGDVVTVKPGYARNFLIPRGMASPANAANMKTLEAQVRARQKQQAKDKAQAEDLASRLNGVAVELSVRAGEGKIYGAVTHADVAGALDRLGFDVDRRRIEMPKTVKEVGEYDISYRAHPEVTIPLKLVVHGQK, encoded by the coding sequence ATGCAAGTGATCCTTCTTGAGCCCGGTCGCCTGGGCAAGACCGGCGATGTGGTGACCGTCAAGCCCGGCTACGCCCGCAACTTTCTGATTCCCCGCGGGATGGCGTCCCCCGCCAACGCGGCGAACATGAAGACCCTGGAGGCCCAGGTCCGCGCCCGCCAGAAGCAGCAGGCGAAGGACAAGGCCCAGGCCGAGGACCTCGCCAGCCGCCTCAACGGCGTGGCGGTGGAGCTCAGCGTCCGCGCGGGTGAGGGCAAGATCTACGGCGCCGTGACCCACGCCGACGTGGCGGGCGCGCTCGACCGCCTCGGCTTCGACGTGGACCGCCGCCGGATCGAGATGCCGAAGACCGTCAAGGAAGTGGGCGAGTACGACATCTCCTACCGCGCCCACCCCGAAGTCACGATTCCGCTGAAACTCGTCGTCCACGGGCAGAAGTAA
- a CDS encoding dienelactone hydrolase family protein, producing the protein MLTLPVLALSSLALGQAGGNAAVRGQDVNVTSGGRAYRSYLAAPASATRKPAVILLHSFRGLEQGYRDLVDELAAAGFVTLALGWQTFEQEPSDATVKTLVEDGLKYLGARQDVNSGAVGLTGFCAGGRYTMLLLPQIKAFKAGVAWYGFPDQGGTAAKPQAPNALIGQLTAPMLIIHGTRDQPSPIASIYAYAERLDAANKTFKLSVYQGEPHGFLLRESRIADTFASRDARRDMLNYFREYLR; encoded by the coding sequence ATGCTGACGCTGCCGGTGCTGGCTCTCTCGTCCCTCGCGCTGGGACAGGCGGGGGGAAACGCCGCCGTCCGGGGGCAGGACGTGAACGTGACGAGCGGGGGGCGGGCGTACCGGAGCTACCTCGCCGCCCCCGCTTCCGCCACGCGCAAGCCCGCCGTGATCTTGCTGCACTCCTTCCGGGGGCTGGAGCAGGGCTACCGTGACCTCGTGGACGAGCTGGCGGCGGCGGGCTTCGTGACGCTCGCGCTGGGCTGGCAGACCTTCGAGCAGGAACCCAGCGACGCGACGGTGAAGACCCTGGTGGAGGACGGGCTGAAGTACCTGGGCGCCCGGCAGGACGTGAACTCAGGCGCGGTCGGCCTGACCGGCTTCTGCGCGGGTGGGCGCTACACCATGCTGCTGCTCCCGCAGATCAAGGCCTTCAAGGCGGGCGTGGCGTGGTACGGCTTTCCCGACCAGGGGGGGACGGCGGCCAAACCGCAGGCACCGAACGCGCTCATCGGGCAACTGACCGCACCCATGCTGATCATCCACGGCACGCGTGACCAACCCAGCCCCATCGCCAGCATCTACGCCTATGCGGAGCGGCTTGACGCGGCGAACAAGACCTTCAAGCTCAGCGTGTACCAGGGCGAGCCGCACGGCTTCCTGCTGCGGGAGAGCCGAATCGCGGACACCTTTGCCAGCCGGGACGCGCGCCGGGACATGCTGAATTACTTCCGCGAGTACCTGCGCTAG
- a CDS encoding amidohydrolase family protein, whose amino-acid sequence MTDAPPLALTGRLFDGETLWPHATVLMREGRVLDVGADLAVPDGTRVLDAGPDGTILPGLVDLHVHARPHYARWFPAAGVTTVRDAGGSLDVLTELRALAAAGEGPRVFGAGTILDGPESIFQHFGEGVLGEVGDRRAGAWTVRDTREAAAAVDALAAAGVDTVKLYEQLSPEAYGAAVRRAREHGLPVMTDLGTRWTRGLSAARVDALEALGLGVRTVEHASGFALAFRRLGFDPETQFPDEATLDRFARALVEAGAVLVPTLSVHEGLRQARRADLEALPNGDHAGEVADSLRAMWDGLHAATAQSRPAADWDTRLAATLTRRVLDLGGQVGAGTDTPAGVDNLPGGGLHAELVHLVTLAGLSPTEALRAATGTAGRVLAGQEGPTVGVLRPGAHADALIVEGDPTRDLTATRRLRVVVRAGRMWV is encoded by the coding sequence ATGACCGACGCGCCCCCGCTGGCCCTCACCGGACGCCTCTTTGACGGCGAGACCCTCTGGCCCCACGCGACCGTGCTGATGCGCGAAGGACGGGTGCTCGACGTGGGCGCGGACTTGGCCGTCCCCGACGGAACGCGGGTACTCGACGCCGGGCCGGACGGCACGATCCTCCCCGGTCTAGTGGACCTGCACGTCCACGCCCGGCCCCACTACGCCCGCTGGTTTCCGGCGGCGGGCGTGACCACCGTGCGAGACGCGGGGGGCAGCCTGGATGTCCTGACCGAACTGCGGGCGCTGGCAGCGGCGGGGGAGGGGCCGCGCGTGTTCGGGGCGGGCACGATTCTGGACGGCCCAGAGAGCATCTTCCAGCACTTCGGCGAGGGCGTGCTGGGGGAGGTCGGGGACCGGCGGGCGGGTGCCTGGACCGTTCGGGACACCCGGGAGGCGGCGGCAGCGGTGGACGCCCTCGCGGCGGCGGGCGTGGACACGGTGAAACTGTACGAGCAGCTTTCCCCGGAGGCCTACGGCGCGGCGGTGAGGCGGGCACGCGAACACGGCCTGCCGGTGATGACCGACCTGGGCACCCGCTGGACCCGGGGGCTGAGCGCGGCCCGGGTGGACGCCCTGGAGGCCCTCGGCCTGGGGGTCCGGACAGTGGAGCACGCCAGCGGTTTCGCGCTCGCCTTTCGGCGGCTGGGCTTCGACCCGGAGACGCAGTTCCCGGACGAGGCCACGCTCGACCGTTTCGCGCGGGCGTTGGTGGAGGCGGGGGCGGTGCTGGTGCCCACCCTGAGCGTCCACGAGGGGTTGCGGCAGGCGCGGCGGGCGGACCTGGAGGCGTTGCCGAACGGGGACCATGCTGGGGAGGTCGCCGACAGCCTGCGCGCGATGTGGGACGGCCTCCACGCCGCGACGGCGCAAAGCCGTCCCGCCGCCGACTGGGACACCCGGCTGGCCGCCACCCTGACCCGGCGTGTTCTCGACCTGGGCGGTCAGGTCGGCGCGGGCACCGACACCCCAGCGGGCGTGGACAACCTACCCGGCGGAGGTCTGCACGCCGAACTCGTCCACCTCGTCACCCTGGCGGGCCTGAGCCCGACCGAGGCCCTGCGCGCGGCGACGGGCACGGCGGGCCGCGTGCTGGCCGGGCAGGAAGGTCCCACGGTGGGCGTCCTGCGTCCCGGAGCGCACGCCGACGCGCTCATCGTCGAGGGCGATCCGACCCGTGACCTCACCGCCACGCGCCGCCTCCGGGTCGTCGTCCGGGCGGGGCGGATGTGGGTCTAG
- the rny gene encoding ribonuclease Y: protein MTVMSVILALLVGLVGLFAGQARGRQRRSEVDDRLQREAQAEAERIQAQAEQDARGLREQAEGVRRQAEQARHDATRRLQEADERERQIALQLEAQRDQIAALRRGFEDERTQAKQDAARERESLTADRQETRRERDELKREIERLNRRAEQLDARGDKLDALEERLEAKLKALSDQEAGLAERDRQVELRLYEVANLSPQAAREQILGKLDAELEEEKAIRVKAMSERATADARRTAREVIAQAIQRSASETSAQLSVSVVPIPNDAMKGRLIGREGRNIRAFEALTGVDLIIDDTPEAVILSSFNPIRREVARHVLEALVADGRIHPTRIEEMVHKAQDEMKTFIHAQGEEAAIEAGVVGLKPGLVQLLGRMYFRTSYGQNVLKHSVQVAHLTGIMADELGLDAALARRTGLMHDVGKSIDREIEGTHVEIGINLAKRFGEPAEVIDAIAHHHDPENGETLYSVLVAAADAISAARPGARREELEAYVRRLEQLEQIAVAFPGVQQAYAIQAGREVRVIVQPEKVSDAQATLLAREIAGRVEQDMEYPGQVQVTVVRESRAVEVAR, encoded by the coding sequence ATGACCGTCATGTCTGTCATCCTGGCGCTCCTGGTCGGGCTGGTCGGGCTCTTCGCCGGGCAGGCACGTGGGCGCCAGCGGCGCTCGGAGGTGGACGACCGCCTCCAGCGCGAGGCCCAGGCCGAGGCCGAGCGCATTCAGGCCCAGGCCGAACAGGACGCCCGGGGACTGCGCGAGCAGGCCGAGGGGGTCCGGCGTCAGGCCGAGCAAGCCCGCCACGACGCCACCCGCCGCCTTCAGGAAGCCGACGAGCGCGAACGTCAGATCGCCCTCCAACTCGAAGCGCAGCGCGATCAGATCGCCGCCCTGCGCCGTGGGTTTGAGGACGAGCGTACCCAGGCCAAGCAGGACGCCGCCCGCGAGCGCGAATCCCTGACCGCCGACCGGCAGGAAACCCGCCGCGAGCGCGACGAACTCAAACGCGAGATCGAGCGCCTCAACCGCCGCGCCGAACAGCTCGACGCCCGCGGCGACAAGCTCGACGCCCTGGAGGAGCGTCTGGAGGCCAAACTCAAGGCCCTCTCCGATCAGGAGGCGGGCCTCGCCGAGCGCGACCGGCAGGTCGAACTGCGGCTCTACGAGGTCGCGAACCTCTCGCCGCAGGCCGCCCGTGAGCAGATTCTCGGAAAGCTCGACGCCGAGCTGGAGGAGGAGAAGGCCATCCGCGTGAAGGCGATGAGCGAGCGCGCCACCGCCGACGCGAGACGCACCGCCCGCGAGGTGATCGCCCAGGCCATCCAGCGCAGCGCCTCCGAGACGAGCGCTCAGCTCAGCGTGTCGGTCGTCCCCATCCCCAACGACGCGATGAAGGGCCGCCTGATCGGGCGCGAGGGCCGCAACATCCGCGCTTTCGAGGCGCTGACCGGGGTGGACCTGATCATCGACGACACGCCCGAGGCCGTCATCCTGTCGAGCTTCAACCCGATCCGGCGCGAGGTCGCCCGGCACGTCCTGGAGGCCCTCGTCGCCGACGGTCGGATCCACCCCACCCGCATCGAGGAGATGGTGCACAAGGCGCAAGACGAGATGAAGACCTTCATCCACGCCCAGGGCGAGGAGGCGGCCATCGAGGCGGGGGTGGTGGGCCTCAAGCCGGGGTTGGTGCAGCTTCTCGGGCGGATGTACTTCCGCACGAGCTACGGCCAGAACGTCCTCAAGCACTCGGTGCAGGTCGCGCACCTGACGGGCATCATGGCTGACGAGCTGGGCCTCGACGCCGCCCTCGCGCGCCGGACGGGCCTGATGCACGACGTGGGCAAGAGCATCGACCGCGAGATCGAGGGCACCCACGTGGAAATCGGGATCAACCTCGCCAAGCGCTTCGGCGAGCCCGCCGAGGTCATCGACGCCATCGCCCACCACCACGACCCGGAAAACGGCGAGACGCTTTACAGTGTGCTCGTCGCCGCTGCCGACGCGATCAGCGCGGCCCGGCCCGGCGCGCGTCGAGAGGAACTCGAAGCCTACGTGCGGCGGCTGGAGCAACTGGAACAGATCGCGGTTGCCTTCCCCGGCGTCCAGCAGGCCTACGCCATCCAGGCCGGGCGCGAGGTGCGCGTGATCGTCCAGCCGGAGAAGGTCAGCGACGCCCAGGCCACCCTCCTCGCCCGCGAGATCGCCGGTCGGGTCGAGCAGGACATGGAGTACCCCGGCCAGGTGCAGGTCACCGTGGTCCGTGAGAGCCGGGCGGTGGAGGTCGCGCGGTAG
- a CDS encoding sulfurtransferase — protein MTPPETPLKSAAWLLEHLHDPQLRVLDCRYALTDPLVGRIAYLSGHVPGAVYADLETDLSGPVQPDGSGGRHPLPDPGVLAAWLGSVGVGNDSLVVAYDDPSTGQGFYAARAWWLLRWLGHREVYVLDGGWPAYLAAGGEPSTEEPTPTPATFTPEVQWEMVATAEDVASRGEGTLLIDSRAPARYRGEVETLDRKAGHIPGAVNREWAGALNEGGRWWGGEAQAARLEAGDAPTIAYCGSGVSATPNLLARELAGVPLGPQNRLYAGSWSDWISDDRRAVASGEE, from the coding sequence ATGACTCCTCCCGAGACGCCCCTCAAGTCTGCCGCCTGGCTGCTTGAACACCTGCATGACCCGCAGCTCCGGGTGCTCGACTGTCGCTACGCCCTGACCGACCCCCTGGTGGGGCGCATCGCCTACCTTTCCGGGCACGTTCCCGGCGCCGTGTACGCCGACCTGGAAACGGACCTGAGCGGGCCCGTGCAGCCGGACGGCTCGGGCGGGCGGCATCCCCTTCCCGACCCAGGCGTGCTGGCGGCGTGGCTGGGCAGCGTGGGCGTTGGGAATGACAGCTTGGTGGTGGCCTACGACGACCCGAGCACTGGGCAGGGCTTCTACGCGGCACGGGCGTGGTGGTTGCTGCGCTGGCTGGGACACCGGGAGGTCTACGTGCTCGACGGCGGCTGGCCCGCCTACCTGGCGGCAGGTGGGGAGCCCAGTACGGAAGAACCGACACCGACACCTGCCACGTTCACGCCGGAGGTGCAGTGGGAGATGGTCGCTACTGCCGAGGACGTGGCGAGCCGGGGGGAGGGAACCCTCCTGATCGACTCGCGCGCGCCCGCCCGTTACCGGGGAGAGGTGGAGACCCTCGACCGCAAGGCCGGACACATCCCCGGAGCGGTGAACCGCGAGTGGGCCGGGGCGTTGAACGAGGGCGGGCGGTGGTGGGGCGGGGAGGCCCAAGCCGCGCGGCTGGAGGCTGGCGACGCCCCCACCATCGCCTACTGCGGAAGTGGAGTGAGCGCGACGCCCAACCTGCTCGCCCGGGAACTCGCCGGGGTGCCCCTGGGGCCGCAAAACCGCCTGTACGCCGGGTCGTGGAGCGACTGGATCAGTGACGATAGGCGGGCGGTGGCGAGTGGAGAGGAATAA
- a CDS encoding DUF3105 domain-containing protein, producing MKRTLLLALLPLTLAACGGGNIEGLQTFEYQGGDHRAGSLVYTENPPAGGAHNAIWQNCGVYDQPLYNEYAVHSLEHGAVWITYRPDLGAEGVAALKTLVDGRPYTLLSPYEGLPAPVVASAWNAQLQVQNPTDERLGAFLDKYEQGPTAPERGAACSGGYGSTR from the coding sequence ATGAAACGGACGCTCCTGCTCGCCCTGCTGCCCCTCACCCTCGCCGCCTGCGGTGGCGGGAACATCGAGGGCCTCCAGACCTTCGAGTACCAGGGCGGCGACCACCGCGCCGGTTCGCTCGTCTACACCGAGAACCCCCCGGCGGGCGGCGCGCACAACGCCATCTGGCAAAACTGCGGCGTGTACGACCAGCCCCTTTACAACGAGTACGCCGTCCACAGCCTCGAACACGGCGCCGTCTGGATCACCTACCGCCCCGACCTCGGCGCCGAGGGGGTCGCGGCCCTGAAAACGCTGGTGGATGGCCGCCCCTACACCCTCCTGAGCCCCTACGAGGGCCTGCCCGCCCCGGTCGTGGCGAGTGCCTGGAACGCCCAGCTTCAGGTGCAGAACCCCACCGACGAGCGGCTGGGGGCCTTCCTCGACAAGTACGAGCAGGGACCGACCGCTCCTGAACGTGGAGCGGCCTGCTCAGGCGGATACGGCAGCACGCGCTGA